Proteins encoded together in one Gadus chalcogrammus isolate NIFS_2021 chromosome 18, NIFS_Gcha_1.0, whole genome shotgun sequence window:
- the tlcd3bb gene encoding ceramide synthase, giving the protein MLSILAAGSVFFPGLFLLSKQCLKYIPGLRWSEGDAVIVSARLVSSVQALMASSAGYIIASSCDDIIEDGHWLTCSYILFAVPYFVYDIYAMFMCYWYKLRVKGHEEAAAAPKHVGSALLSYLRREFLMVLHHVVMVTVCFPVSVFLRRGKGDYFQGVMFMAELSTPSVCLGKILIQYKQQHTLLHKVNGALMLVTFFVFRVLLFPYIYYAYGRYASIPFHLVPLRVSWQCNLGAALLMAPQLYWFSLICRGAFRLFTRSSRRPPAPSPCPANGYSVRPAEPESSAH; this is encoded by the exons ATGTTGAGCATCTTGGCCGCTGGCTCAGTATTCTTCCCCGGTCTCTTCCTGCTGTCTAAACAATGCCTCAAATACATCCCTGGCCTTCGCTGGAGCGAAGGGGACGCCGTGATCGTCTCTGCCAG GCTGGTGTCCTCTGTGCAGGCCCTCATGGCCTCCTCCGCCGGATACATCATCGCTTCCTCCTGCGACGACATCATCGAGGACGG GCACTGGTTGACCTGCAGCTACATCCTGTTCGCCGTGCCCTACTTTGTGTACGACATCTACGCCATGTTCATGTGCTACTGGTACAAGCTGAGGGTGAAGGGTCACGAGGAGGCAGCGGCCGCGCCCAAACACGTGGGCTCCGCACTCCTCAGCTACCTCCGCCGGGAGTTCCTCATGGTCCTGCATCACGTCGTCATGGTCACTGTCTGCTTCCCTGTCTCCGTG TTCTTGCGGCGCGGCAAGGGAGATTACTTCCAGGGCGTGATGTTTATGGCTGAGCTCAGCACACCCTCCGTCTGTCTGGGGAAGATCCTTATCCAG tACAAACAGCAACACACTCTGCTGCACAAAGTGAATGGGGCTCTAATGCTGGTCACTTTTTTCGTCTTTCGAGTGCTTCTCTTCCCATATATCTACTACGCCTATGGCAG gtacGCCTCCATCCCCTTCCACCTGGTCCCGCTGAGGGTGTCCTGGCAGTGTAACCTAGGCGCCGCCCTGCTCATGGCGCCCCAGCTCTACTGGTTCAGCCTCATCTGCCGGGGGGCCTTCCGCCTCTTCACCCGCTCCTCCCGCCGGCCGCCCGCCCCGTCCCCGTGCCCCGCCAACGGGTACAGCGTGCGCCCCGCGGAGCCGGAGTCCAGCGCCCACTGA